CGACCATCTACGGGAGATATAGCAGTAAGTTTGTTTAATTCGCTCATTGGTAATTCGTATTTAAAAAAGAGTAGCGAAGATAAGAAAAATAAGGGTTTGAATGAAAAAGGAGGAGTTATTTCGTTTCCGATAAAGCCAGGATTCTGTCAAATTCTTCCACCTTTATGGCAGCAACAGATAATCGACTCAAGCGAACCAACTGGATGTCTTTTAATTGCGCATCTGCTTTTATTTCGGCAAGTGAAAGAGGCCGTTTTAAGGTTTTGAATGGAGCGATTTCTACTACACTCCAAGCAGTATCATCCGTGGTTGGGTCTTGATACGCTTCTTTTACTACTTTGGCGATTCCAACAATGTTTAATCCTTCGTTACTATGATAAAAGAAAACAAGATCTCCCTTTTTCATTGCACGCATATTGTTTCGAGCGGCATAATTTCTTACACCATCCCAAACCGCTTTTTTATCTTTTAGAAATTGTTCCCAACTGTATTTGAAGGGTTCTGATTTTACGAGCCAGTGTTGCATGTTGATAAAGTACTAATCTTATTTTGGTTAATTGTAACCGTTTAGTGCATGATTTTAAAAATCAATTCTTTCAGCAATTCTCCTTCAGTGGCAGAGCCTCTGTCGATGCCTTTTGATTTTAAATCGTATTCGCGTAGATAGCTGAAAATGGATTTTAATTTTCCTGCCGAATAATTTTTTGCAGCCATTTCATAATCCTTTACAAAAAATGGATTTACTCCCATAGCTGCAGCGGCAGTTTTTTTGTCGGCTAAAAAATGATAAATTAATACTTTACAAAAATAACCATAGAGGGACGCAACGGTCATTACCATTGGGTTTTCCTTTGGGTTTGCATTAAAGTAATTGATGATCCGATTGGCCTTCACTACTTCTTTTTTCGCAATGGCAGTTTGTAATTCAAACACATTGTAATCTTTGCTGATACCAATATTTGCCTGGATGTGTTCTTGTGTAATTTCCGATTTCGGAGGCAAGTTAATAATGAGCTTGTCGAGCTCGTTAGTAACTTTGCTTAGGCTGGTGCCTAAGTATTCGTTGAGCAAAGCAGCTGCACGTTGGTTAATGGTGTAATCTTTCGATTTTAAATAATTACTAATCCAATCGGCAACTTGATTGTCGTATAATTTTTTTGATTCGAACAATGCGGCATTTTTCTGAATTAATTTTGCCAATGCTGTTCGTTTATCAATGGTTTTGTATTTGTAACAAAACACCAAAATGGTTGATGGAAGCGGATTTTCTAGGTATGCTTCGAAGGGTGTTTTAACTTTATCTTTTTTATCTTCCTTTTCTTTTTTTACTAAATCTTTAATGTCTTGTGCTTCTTTGATGATAACCACTTGGTGTTCGCTCATCATCGGAAATCGTTTTGCGGCACCGATAATTTCAGCGGTGGTAACATCACGGCCGTAGAGGACTGATTGGTTAAATTCTTTTTCAGATTCATCCAATACATTGTTCTCAATATAATCTGAAATCATATCAATGAAATACGGCTCTTCTCCCATTAAGAAATAAATGGGGCGATAGGTTTTCTTCTTTAATTCAGATATAATTTCGTTGTATTCCAATTGTCTTTTACTTTTATTTTTAAGTTTTTCTGTCGATTCGTAATTTCGTTGTTTTCGCTATCCGAATCTATTCGAATCGTAAATGTTTTACTGTTAAACCATTATTGATAAGCTCGTTTAGCGAGTCGATACCAATTTTTAAATGTTCATCCACAAAATTTTGTGTAACTACTTTATCACTTTCAGTCGTTTTTACACCTTCTGAAATCATGGGTTGGTCGCTTACTAAAAGCAATGCGCCAGTTGGTATTTCGTTGTGAAAACCGGTTGAAAAAATGGTGGCTGTTTCCATATCAATTCCCATGGCACGGATAGAACGAAGATATTCTTTGAATTCTTCATCGTGTTCCCAAACTCTCCTGTTGGTGGTATAAACAGTACCTGTCCAATAATCTTTGTTGTGGTTTCGAATGGTTGTTGAAATTGCTTTTTGAAGGCTGAAGGCTGGTAAAGCCGGTACTTCCGGTGGAAAATAATCGTCAGAGGTTCCTTCACCACGGATGGCTGCAATTGGTAAAATCAAATCGCCCAATTCGTTTTTCTTTTTTAATCCACCGCATTTGCCCAAAAATAAAACGGCTTTGGGTTCGATGGCGCTAAGTAAATCCATAATTGTGGCGGCATTTGCACTTCCCATTCCAAAATTGATAATTGTAATTCCATTTGCTGTTGCATTTGGCATTGGCATATCTTCACCTTTTACTGGAACGTTATTCCATTCGGCAAATTTTCTAACATACTTCCCAAAGTTGGTTAGGAGAATATATTTGCCAAATTCGTTTAATGGAGTTCCGGTATAACGGGGTAACCAATTTTGAACAATCTCTTCTTTGTTTTTCATCCGCTTTAATAGGTTTGAGCGAAATTACAAATTATGGCTTGTGAATAGACTTTTGTTAAGAAATTTTTATAAATATAATCGATCAACTACAGCTAAAATATGCTTACTTCGTGAACGTGATGCAG
This Bacteroidota bacterium DNA region includes the following protein-coding sequences:
- a CDS encoding EVE domain-containing protein yields the protein MQHWLVKSEPFKYSWEQFLKDKKAVWDGVRNYAARNNMRAMKKGDLVFFYHSNEGLNIVGIAKVVKEAYQDPTTDDTAWSVVEIAPFKTLKRPLSLAEIKADAQLKDIQLVRLSRLSVAAIKVEEFDRILALSETK
- the holA gene encoding DNA polymerase III subunit delta; protein product: MEYNEIISELKKKTYRPIYFLMGEEPYFIDMISDYIENNVLDESEKEFNQSVLYGRDVTTAEIIGAAKRFPMMSEHQVVIIKEAQDIKDLVKKEKEDKKDKVKTPFEAYLENPLPSTILVFCYKYKTIDKRTALAKLIQKNAALFESKKLYDNQVADWISNYLKSKDYTINQRAAALLNEYLGTSLSKVTNELDKLIINLPPKSEITQEHIQANIGISKDYNVFELQTAIAKKEVVKANRIINYFNANPKENPMVMTVASLYGYFCKVLIYHFLADKKTAAAAMGVNPFFVKDYEMAAKNYSAGKLKSIFSYLREYDLKSKGIDRGSATEGELLKELIFKIMH
- a CDS encoding AMP nucleosidase, encoding MKNKEEIVQNWLPRYTGTPLNEFGKYILLTNFGKYVRKFAEWNNVPVKGEDMPMPNATANGITIINFGMGSANAATIMDLLSAIEPKAVLFLGKCGGLKKKNELGDLILPIAAIRGEGTSDDYFPPEVPALPAFSLQKAISTTIRNHNKDYWTGTVYTTNRRVWEHDEEFKEYLRSIRAMGIDMETATIFSTGFHNEIPTGALLLVSDQPMISEGVKTTESDKVVTQNFVDEHLKIGIDSLNELINNGLTVKHLRFE